The following are from one region of the Leptospira harrisiae genome:
- a CDS encoding VOC family protein, with the protein MKLNYVIIYVDDAVKATEFYQKAFGLKTRFIHESNMYAEMETGETVLAFANNEMLKMNINIDAQKGLKNCFEIAFSTANIIKAFETAIQNGAKELKRPEEKSWGQSVAYVQDMFGTIIEICTPMAK; encoded by the coding sequence ATGAAATTGAATTATGTAATTATCTATGTCGATGATGCTGTAAAAGCAACAGAGTTTTACCAAAAAGCATTTGGATTAAAAACAAGGTTTATCCACGAATCAAATATGTATGCTGAAATGGAAACTGGAGAAACAGTGTTAGCTTTTGCAAACAATGAAATGCTAAAAATGAATATTAATATCGATGCACAAAAAGGTTTAAAAAATTGTTTTGAAATAGCATTTTCAACTGCAAATATAATAAAGGCTTTTGAAACAGCTATTCAGAACGGAGCAAAAGAACTTAAAAGGCCCGAGGAAAAATCTTGGGGTCAATCAGTAGCTTACGTTCAAGACATGTTTGGAACAATTATTGAAATTTGTACTCCAATGGCAAAGTAA
- a CDS encoding TfoX/Sxy family protein, producing the protein MSSNQDFVDYVVEQIENAGTITCKKMFGEYAIYSYDKIVALICDNQLFVKPTEGGKAFIGDVKEAPPYPGAKKSFLIEDKIDDREWISHLIRITADELPEPKPKKKKTKGETR; encoded by the coding sequence ATGTCATCAAATCAGGATTTTGTTGATTACGTTGTTGAACAAATAGAAAATGCAGGAACTATTACCTGCAAAAAAATGTTTGGTGAATATGCTATTTATTCTTATGATAAAATAGTCGCTTTGATATGCGATAATCAACTGTTTGTCAAACCAACTGAAGGAGGAAAAGCATTTATTGGTGATGTTAAAGAGGCACCTCCATATCCTGGCGCAAAAAAAAGTTTTTTAATAGAAGATAAAATCGATGACCGTGAATGGATTAGCCATTTAATAAGAATAACTGCAGACGAATTACCAGAACCTAAACCAAAAAAGAAAAAAACAAAAGGAGAAACAAGATGA